A window of the Thalassospira indica genome harbors these coding sequences:
- the gcvA gene encoding transcriptional regulator GcvA, translating to MSLPPLATLRAFEAAARHQSFKNAASELGVTPTAISHQVRLLEDTLGVRLFDRKPRQVVLTDVGQELYPVLRDGFAAFAKAVDRVRNRPVSRSMTVSVIPSFAAKWLLPRLSRFQAEYPDINLRLHTSPEAVDLDRGVADAAIRYGVGPYPGLVAHTMFREQFVPLCSPALGLKKPEDLRNATLLHFDWLRPDDATPTWQRWGQVAGVADHLPSAGISFSDDSHAIQAAIAGQGVVLASPVMARAEIDAGLLVMPFGPEIKGHCYHYVHTGRGDNLREVEAFGAWIESEVSASVPVTDQSSD from the coding sequence ATGTCGTTGCCGCCGCTTGCGACGCTGCGCGCCTTTGAAGCCGCAGCACGCCATCAAAGTTTCAAGAATGCCGCATCCGAGCTTGGCGTCACGCCGACCGCGATCAGCCATCAAGTGCGCCTTCTTGAAGACACGCTGGGTGTCCGGTTGTTTGACCGCAAGCCACGGCAGGTTGTTCTGACCGATGTCGGGCAGGAGTTGTATCCGGTTTTGCGTGATGGCTTTGCCGCCTTTGCCAAGGCAGTTGATCGGGTGCGGAACCGCCCGGTATCGCGCAGCATGACGGTTTCGGTCATTCCATCCTTTGCGGCAAAATGGCTGTTGCCACGCCTGTCGCGGTTTCAGGCAGAATACCCCGATATCAACTTGCGACTTCACACCTCGCCAGAGGCCGTCGACCTTGACCGTGGTGTGGCGGATGCTGCCATTCGATATGGTGTCGGACCCTATCCGGGACTGGTTGCACACACGATGTTTCGTGAACAGTTCGTGCCACTTTGCAGTCCGGCACTGGGCCTGAAAAAGCCGGAAGACTTGCGCAATGCGACCTTACTGCATTTTGACTGGTTACGCCCCGATGATGCGACTCCGACATGGCAAAGATGGGGGCAGGTGGCAGGTGTTGCCGATCACTTGCCGTCCGCCGGGATCAGTTTTTCTGATGACAGTCACGCCATTCAGGCGGCGATTGCAGGCCAAGGCGTTGTTTTGGCCAGTCCGGTGATGGCACGCGCAGAAATTGATGCAGGATTGCTGGTGATGCCATTTGGCCCGGAAATCAAAGGTCATTGTTATCACTATGTGCATACCGGCCGGGGCGATAACCTCCGCGAAGTTGAAGCATTCGGTGCCTGGATTGAAAGCGAGGTTTCCGCTTCGGTCCCGGTTACCGATCAGTCCAGTGATTGA
- a CDS encoding NAD(P)/FAD-dependent oxidoreductase, giving the protein MSERKRVVVVGAGFAGMSVAKKLAGKDVDVVLIDKRNHHLFQPLLYQVATADLSPAEIAWPVRSIFSRSANVSVFMGEVTGIDLDGKRIIGGDRELGYDFLVLATGAVTSYFGKNHWARAAPGLKNISEATDIRKRLLLAFERAENSEDEAEKRKLLNFVVVGGGPTGVEMAGAIAELAKQALSHDFRRIDPRDANIILAEGGPKLLAAFPDDLSDYTQKSLETMGVDVRLGQQVSDITVEGAKIGDDFIPSANVIWAAGVEVPDLKDWTEKPVDRGGRVIVESDLSLPGYDNVFVIGDAAHVKWGNDQTVPGIAPAAKQQGKYVAGRILDVLKGQSTPPFKYSHAGNLATIGRHRAVIDLNGFKIKGWLAWWIWGLAHIYFLIGIRAPALVMVQWVWSYLFRKKGARLITGSDAQSKP; this is encoded by the coding sequence ATGTCAGAACGCAAACGGGTCGTTGTTGTTGGAGCCGGTTTTGCTGGTATGAGTGTCGCCAAAAAACTGGCGGGCAAAGATGTCGACGTCGTTTTGATCGACAAGCGCAATCATCACCTGTTTCAGCCCTTGCTCTATCAGGTGGCAACAGCCGATCTCTCGCCAGCGGAAATCGCCTGGCCGGTCCGCAGCATTTTCAGTCGGTCTGCGAATGTTTCTGTTTTTATGGGGGAAGTGACCGGCATTGACCTTGACGGCAAACGGATCATCGGTGGTGATCGGGAATTGGGTTATGACTTTCTCGTTCTCGCGACCGGGGCGGTGACATCCTACTTTGGGAAAAATCACTGGGCGCGGGCGGCGCCAGGATTGAAAAACATCTCCGAGGCCACCGATATCCGAAAAAGGCTTTTGCTGGCGTTCGAACGCGCTGAAAACAGCGAGGACGAAGCAGAAAAACGCAAACTGTTGAATTTCGTCGTGGTTGGCGGCGGGCCGACGGGTGTTGAAATGGCAGGCGCGATTGCAGAGCTCGCCAAGCAGGCCCTTTCCCATGATTTCCGCCGTATCGACCCGCGCGATGCCAATATCATCTTGGCAGAAGGCGGACCGAAGCTTCTGGCAGCCTTTCCGGATGATTTATCGGACTATACCCAAAAGTCGCTTGAGACGATGGGTGTCGATGTCCGTCTGGGGCAGCAAGTTTCCGATATTACAGTGGAAGGTGCCAAGATTGGCGATGATTTCATCCCCAGTGCGAATGTCATCTGGGCCGCGGGCGTCGAGGTGCCCGACCTTAAGGACTGGACGGAAAAGCCAGTTGATCGTGGCGGGCGCGTTATTGTCGAAAGCGATCTGTCTTTGCCGGGGTATGACAATGTCTTTGTCATTGGCGATGCGGCGCATGTGAAGTGGGGCAACGATCAGACCGTTCCGGGTATTGCCCCTGCGGCCAAGCAGCAAGGCAAATATGTTGCCGGTCGTATCCTTGATGTTTTGAAAGGACAAAGCACGCCGCCGTTCAAGTACAGCCATGCAGGCAACCTTGCGACCATTGGTCGCCACCGTGCTGTGATTGATCTGAACGGGTTCAAGATCAAGGGCTGGCTGGCTTGGTGGATATGGGGCTTGGCCCATATTTACTTCCTGATCGGCATTCGGGCCCCCGCACTTGTGATGGTGCAGTGGGTCTGGAGTTACCTGTTCCGCAAAAAGGGCGCGCGATTGATCACGGGCTCTGATGCGCAGTCAAAACCGTAA
- the otnI gene encoding 2-oxo-tetronate isomerase codes for MPRFAANLSFLFADLPFEKRFAAAADAGFVGVEYIGAYDMPLSMVKSLLNDNGLEQVLFNLPAGNWEAGDRGLACRPGREEAFRDSVVQALDYAAATDCKMLHCMAGLIGKGEDPDELARLYCDNLLYAADLADQAGVDILIEPINPLDMPGYLLNSIEQAAVILEQLDHPRLKLQFDIYHAQIVGGNIAARLDKHIDSIAHVQVAGAPGRHEPDSGELNYPFLFYMLDRIGYEGWIGCEYKPHGKTEDGLGWVRPWMPKPGA; via the coding sequence ATGCCCCGCTTTGCCGCCAACCTTTCGTTTCTGTTTGCCGACTTGCCGTTTGAAAAACGGTTCGCCGCGGCGGCAGATGCAGGCTTTGTCGGGGTGGAATATATCGGCGCCTATGACATGCCGTTATCGATGGTCAAATCGCTTTTGAATGACAATGGTCTGGAACAGGTTTTATTTAACCTGCCCGCCGGTAACTGGGAGGCGGGTGACCGCGGTCTAGCCTGTCGTCCCGGGCGCGAGGAAGCTTTTCGCGACTCTGTCGTGCAGGCGCTTGATTACGCGGCGGCAACCGATTGCAAGATGCTCCATTGCATGGCGGGGCTTATCGGCAAGGGCGAAGATCCCGACGAACTCGCCCGGCTTTATTGCGACAATCTGCTTTATGCTGCCGATCTTGCCGATCAGGCCGGCGTCGATATCCTGATCGAGCCGATCAATCCGCTCGATATGCCGGGCTATCTGCTTAATTCCATCGAACAGGCGGCCGTGATCCTTGAACAGCTTGATCACCCGCGCCTGAAACTGCAGTTCGATATTTATCACGCCCAGATTGTTGGCGGGAACATCGCCGCAAGATTGGACAAGCATATCGACAGCATCGCCCATGTGCAGGTCGCGGGAGCGCCGGGACGGCATGAACCCGACAGCGGGGAACTGAATTACCCCTTCCTGTTCTATATGCTGGATCGCATTGGCTATGAAGGCTGGATCGGCTGCGAATACAAGCCGCACGGCAAGACCGAAGACGGGCTTGGCTGGGTCCGGCCATGGATGCCAAAACCCGGCGCCTGA
- a CDS encoding glycerate kinase type-2 family protein has translation MTTSREKLLALMDAALKAADPGVQIPRNLPEPPKGKTIVIGAGKASANMARAFEKAWKGDVEGLVVTRYGHAVECDQIEIVEASHPVPDAAGEKAAKRILDIVSDAGPDDLVVCMISGGGSALLALPGPGLTLEDKQAISKALLRSGATISEMNCVRKHLSAIKGGRLAKASAPARMVTYLVSDVPGDDPAIIASGPTVSDPTTGQDALDIIRHYQIDIPQAAKDLLQSAGDETIKPDDPCFDGHETIMLARPQDSLEAAASVARDMGLNAVILGDAIEGEAREVAIVHAGITHQVANHGQPAAKPCVLLSGGETTVTVRGKGGRGGRNSEFLLSLLLQLRDQPGFTALAIDTDGIDGSEDNAGAIIDAKSWQNAKKAGIDLREYLANNDAYSAFAKIDDLLVTGPTLTNVNDFRAILIE, from the coding sequence ATGACGACTTCGCGCGAAAAACTTCTGGCTTTGATGGATGCGGCACTGAAGGCCGCCGACCCCGGGGTTCAGATCCCGCGCAATCTGCCCGAACCGCCAAAGGGCAAAACCATCGTCATTGGTGCGGGCAAGGCATCGGCCAATATGGCACGCGCGTTCGAGAAAGCCTGGAAAGGTGACGTCGAAGGTCTGGTCGTCACCCGCTATGGCCATGCGGTTGAGTGTGATCAGATCGAAATTGTCGAGGCATCCCACCCGGTCCCCGATGCTGCGGGTGAAAAGGCGGCCAAGCGTATCCTTGATATTGTTTCCGATGCCGGCCCCGATGATCTGGTTGTCTGCATGATTTCCGGTGGTGGATCGGCCCTTCTTGCCCTGCCCGGTCCGGGTTTGACTCTTGAAGACAAGCAGGCAATCAGCAAGGCGCTTTTGCGCAGTGGCGCAACGATTTCGGAAATGAACTGTGTGCGCAAACACCTCTCCGCGATCAAGGGGGGCCGCCTGGCCAAGGCATCGGCACCGGCGCGCATGGTGACCTATCTTGTATCTGATGTGCCGGGCGACGATCCGGCGATCATTGCATCCGGGCCGACGGTGTCTGATCCGACGACCGGACAGGATGCACTTGATATCATCCGCCATTATCAGATCGACATCCCGCAGGCCGCCAAGGACCTTTTGCAAAGTGCCGGGGACGAAACGATTAAACCCGATGATCCCTGCTTTGACGGCCATGAAACCATCATGCTTGCCCGCCCGCAGGACAGCCTCGAGGCCGCAGCATCGGTTGCACGTGACATGGGGCTGAATGCCGTCATCCTTGGTGACGCCATCGAGGGTGAGGCACGCGAAGTCGCCATCGTTCATGCCGGGATCACCCATCAGGTTGCCAATCACGGCCAACCGGCGGCAAAGCCCTGTGTTCTGCTTTCGGGCGGTGAAACGACCGTCACCGTGCGCGGCAAGGGTGGCCGCGGTGGTCGCAATAGCGAGTTCTTGCTGTCACTTTTGCTGCAACTTCGTGATCAACCGGGTTTCACGGCACTGGCAATTGATACCGATGGCATTGATGGCAGCGAAGACAACGCCGGGGCAATCATTGACGCCAAAAGTTGGCAAAACGCCAAGAAGGCCGGTATCGACCTTCGCGAATATCTGGCCAACAACGATGCCTATAGCGCGTTTGCCAAGATCGATGATCTTCTGGTGACCGGCCCGACGCTAACCAACGTCAACGATTTCCGTGCCATCCTGATCGAATAA
- a CDS encoding FadR/GntR family transcriptional regulator, with protein sequence MPSAKTLQAQDDAETKRPKRIADQVADQILEKISDGIFLPGDRLPGERQLAESMSVSRVSVRAALQKLKTRGYLRAVQGGGTEILSSTGIDMDTAMTDLVRDSISNLRDLQEIRCTLETWAARRAAINASDEDIKLLRMAYRQAHDPRRAAKYRADDDHRLHMMIGRATGSIIYYHVMKMLHDVLQAALNEIRFNGMVGPTFDRMVQEHHRDIIEAIAAHDPDAAEKAMSNHLQAVIDFFKTASDKQAT encoded by the coding sequence ATGCCGTCTGCCAAGACGCTTCAGGCACAAGACGACGCGGAAACCAAGCGTCCCAAAAGGATTGCCGATCAGGTTGCCGATCAAATTCTTGAAAAGATCTCGGATGGCATTTTTCTGCCCGGTGATCGCCTGCCCGGCGAACGTCAGCTTGCCGAAAGCATGTCGGTCAGCCGCGTGTCTGTGCGCGCCGCCTTGCAAAAGCTCAAGACACGTGGGTACTTGCGTGCGGTTCAGGGTGGCGGCACGGAAATCCTGTCATCCACCGGGATCGACATGGACACCGCGATGACCGATCTGGTGCGCGATTCGATCAGTAATCTGCGCGATCTTCAGGAAATTCGCTGCACACTTGAAACGTGGGCCGCACGGCGGGCTGCGATCAACGCCAGTGACGAGGATATCAAACTTCTGCGCATGGCCTATCGTCAGGCGCATGACCCACGGCGGGCCGCCAAATACCGTGCGGACGATGACCACCGCCTGCACATGATGATCGGGCGGGCGACGGGCTCGATCATTTACTATCACGTGATGAAAATGCTGCATGATGTGTTGCAGGCAGCACTCAATGAAATCCGCTTCAACGGCATGGTCGGCCCGACCTTTGATCGCATGGTGCAGGAACATCACCGCGATATTATCGAAGCCATCGCGGCCCACGACCCCGACGCCGCCGAAAAGGCGATGTCAAACCATCTGCAGGCCGTGATCGATTTCTTCAAGACCGCATCTGACAAGCAGGCGACCTAA
- a CDS encoding N-formylglutamate amidohydrolase → MPNQAGTLLGHDDPAPFEVLNENGKGHSLFVCDHASREIPKSLGTLGLPEEERKRHIGWDIGARKVTEILVERFDCRAVLGGFSRLVIDCNRQLWDPTGMPEIADQTVVPGNKNVSPSEHMQRIREIFLPYHWAIEEQIANFHAHKIAPALIAIHSFTPVFQGFERPWEIGVLWDQDDRIPVPLLETLRAQNPDLTIGDNEPYSGRHLADYTIDHHGEAAGLPCVSIEIRQDLIDTDAGCEKWAKILGDAFADILADPNLYKIRRD, encoded by the coding sequence GTGCCGAACCAAGCCGGGACCCTTTTGGGCCATGATGATCCAGCCCCGTTTGAGGTATTGAACGAAAACGGCAAGGGTCATTCGCTTTTTGTCTGTGACCACGCGTCCCGGGAAATCCCCAAAAGCCTTGGTACGCTTGGCCTGCCCGAGGAAGAGCGCAAACGCCATATCGGTTGGGATATCGGTGCACGCAAGGTGACCGAAATTCTGGTCGAACGGTTTGATTGCCGCGCAGTTCTGGGCGGATTTTCACGCCTTGTCATTGATTGCAACCGCCAGCTATGGGATCCGACCGGGATGCCTGAAATTGCCGATCAGACGGTGGTGCCGGGCAACAAGAACGTCTCGCCCAGCGAACATATGCAGCGCATCCGCGAGATTTTTCTGCCTTATCACTGGGCGATCGAAGAACAGATTGCCAATTTCCACGCCCATAAAATTGCCCCGGCGCTGATCGCCATTCACAGTTTTACACCCGTGTTTCAGGGCTTTGAACGCCCCTGGGAAATCGGTGTTTTGTGGGATCAGGATGATCGCATTCCGGTGCCGTTGCTTGAGACTCTTCGGGCGCAAAACCCGGATTTGACCATCGGCGATAACGAACCTTATTCCGGGCGTCATTTGGCCGATTACACGATTGACCATCACGGCGAGGCGGCTGGTCTTCCCTGTGTGTCGATTGAAATCCGTCAGGATCTGATTGATACTGATGCGGGATGTGAAAAATGGGCAAAAATCCTTGGCGATGCCTTTGCTGACATCCTTGCGGATCCGAACCTATACAAGATCAGGAGAGACTGA
- a CDS encoding carboxylate-amine ligase: MAGANAREPGFSIGIEEEFWLVDRETRDLAKDPPAEFLKDAKAKLGDQVSSEFMRCQVETGSKVCNSALEAREQLIEMRSTLSEVAAKYDMALLAASTHPFAQWDDQKHTDGERYNTIARDLRTVVDRLLICGMHVHVGIEDDDLRIELMAQASYFLPHLLALTTSSPFWRGKETGLQTFRLSVFDNLPRTGLPEVFGSWAEYRRHVDMLINAGVIEDGTKLWWDLRPSDRWPTLEMRIADVCTDLEDAVCVASITRCLMRMLYRLRRNNQRWRIYANMLVRENRWRACRYGSDPGEKAGLIDFGRGEIVPYADLLEEILELIRPDAEFFGCVDEVEHARTIIKRGTSARRQREIYDAAIELGASSKDALIAVADVLIERTDPNARSDT; the protein is encoded by the coding sequence TTGGCAGGGGCCAACGCGCGTGAGCCGGGATTTTCCATCGGCATAGAAGAAGAATTCTGGCTCGTGGATCGTGAAACCCGCGATCTTGCCAAAGACCCGCCTGCCGAATTCCTAAAGGATGCCAAGGCAAAGCTTGGCGATCAGGTCTCAAGCGAGTTCATGCGCTGTCAGGTCGAAACTGGAAGCAAGGTGTGCAACAGCGCACTTGAGGCGCGCGAGCAGCTTATTGAAATGCGCAGCACGCTTTCCGAGGTGGCGGCGAAATACGATATGGCGCTGCTGGCGGCATCGACCCATCCCTTTGCCCAGTGGGACGATCAGAAACATACCGATGGCGAAAGGTACAACACCATCGCGCGCGATCTGCGCACCGTGGTCGACCGGTTGCTGATTTGCGGCATGCATGTCCATGTCGGGATCGAAGATGATGACTTGCGCATCGAACTGATGGCGCAGGCGAGCTATTTCTTGCCCCATCTTCTCGCGCTCACCACAAGCTCGCCATTCTGGCGCGGCAAGGAGACCGGGCTTCAGACATTCCGTTTGTCGGTGTTTGATAACCTGCCGCGCACCGGCCTTCCGGAAGTATTTGGCTCGTGGGCGGAATATCGCCGCCATGTCGATATGCTGATTAATGCCGGTGTGATCGAAGATGGCACGAAGCTTTGGTGGGATTTGCGGCCCTCTGATCGTTGGCCGACCCTTGAGATGCGGATCGCCGATGTTTGTACCGACCTTGAGGACGCGGTCTGTGTTGCATCGATTACGCGATGTTTGATGCGCATGCTGTATCGTTTGCGGCGCAACAATCAACGCTGGCGGATTTATGCCAACATGCTTGTGCGTGAAAACCGCTGGCGGGCGTGTCGTTATGGCAGCGATCCGGGCGAGAAGGCCGGGCTGATCGATTTTGGCCGGGGTGAAATCGTGCCCTATGCCGATCTGCTTGAGGAAATCTTGGAGCTGATCCGACCCGACGCCGAATTCTTTGGCTGTGTCGATGAAGTCGAACATGCGCGCACCATTATAAAACGCGGCACCAGTGCGCGCAGACAGCGCGAAATCTATGACGCAGCAATCGAACTCGGCGCCTCGTCAAAGGACGCATTGATTGCGGTTGCCGATGTGCTGATTGAACGGACAGATCCCAACGCAAGATCGGACACCTAA
- a CDS encoding DUF2312 domain-containing protein — protein sequence MTEVGGIAADQLASYVERIERLEEEKANLMADIKEVYGEAKALGYDVKILRQIIRLRKMEDHERTEQEEILEVYKRALGMS from the coding sequence ATGACCGAAGTCGGTGGTATCGCAGCCGATCAGCTTGCGAGTTATGTCGAGCGTATCGAACGTCTTGAAGAAGAAAAAGCCAACCTGATGGCTGATATCAAGGAAGTCTACGGCGAAGCCAAGGCGCTTGGCTATGACGTGAAAATTCTGCGCCAGATCATTCGTCTACGCAAAATGGAAGACCACGAGCGCACCGAACAGGAAGAAATCCTGGAAGTCTACAAACGTGCGCTGGGTATGAGCTGA
- a CDS encoding MmcB family DNA repair protein — protein sequence MSTASRPEITAEVTEGVCRLLYHHEMACLTELRLGNGRRLDVLALGPKGELWAVEVKSSVEDFRVDQKWQSYLDYCDRFFFAVPMHFPKDLIPEDVGLIVADRFEAAIIRASAEKKLSAARRKKLLISFGQTAAGRVNKFSSKENVLG from the coding sequence ATGTCAACCGCATCCCGCCCCGAAATCACCGCTGAAGTCACCGAAGGTGTCTGTCGGCTGTTATATCATCATGAAATGGCCTGCCTGACGGAGCTTCGTCTGGGCAATGGTCGCAGGCTTGATGTGTTGGCGCTTGGCCCCAAAGGGGAACTTTGGGCGGTCGAGGTCAAGTCATCGGTCGAGGATTTCCGTGTCGACCAAAAATGGCAGAGCTATCTGGATTACTGTGACCGGTTCTTTTTTGCCGTTCCGATGCACTTTCCCAAGGATCTGATTCCTGAGGATGTCGGACTGATCGTTGCCGACCGGTTCGAGGCCGCGATCATCCGTGCAAGTGCGGAAAAAAAGCTTTCCGCAGCGCGTCGAAAAAAGCTCCTGATCTCCTTCGGACAGACCGCAGCAGGGCGAGTGAACAAGTTTTCTTCAAAGGAAAATGTATTGGGATAG